GGTAAGCAGCAATTCAATATATTCGTCCTGCCCGACGATGACTTTGCCCACCTCATTTTTCACCTTGTTCACAACATTAGCCACTTTGGACAGATCGAGACGGCTCTGTTGCCATCGTTCATGACCTGGTTCCAAAACGGGAGGTTCAGCCGGTGTGGCTTCCTCTATAGGATTGACTTGCGGTACCTGTGGGTCGTTGTTTTCCAATTCCAGGTTTTCATTCAATTCGTCAACACTCATCATTTATCTTTTAGTTTTTTTTAATCAAGAAGGACCGGGGGGCTTTGGCTTTTCCCGGCCGGCATAGCTCTCAAATATAACACTTTCTTTTTCAGGAGGATTTATTTGAGATTTTTTTTGCACGGAGCCTTTACAACAGGCCTTTAAATATTTCTCGTTTTCCTTTCCTTTTTGTTCCTCCAAATTTTGAAAAAAGGGAGCCTTCCCCAACACTTACCTCCTCATTTCTCCGGCCTTGTAAAACTTGGCCATAACCTTGTAAAATTCAATGAGGGCCTCGGCTGACAGGTACCGGGTATTTTCGATATTGCGGTACATGTAGTAAATTTTTTGGATAATGTCCAGGGGAACCCCCGATTTATGGGCCAGTTTTTCTTCAAAAAGAGCATCCCCCTCCTGGAAGTGCAGGTTGTAGGATTCCTTGATGTCCACATGGAAGAATTTCATCTTTTGCAGCGCCAGTTGTCGGTGGTTGTTCTGAAGGAAATACAATCGTCCGATGGTACGTACGAACTCAAGTGAACTGTTGGTATTCGGTTCCAGAACAGGAATGATACGTTCTCTTCTTTTTACCCTGAAAATCAGGTACAGCAATCCCATCGACAGCAGCAGGTACCACGACCACTTTAGGGCCGGTTGGGAAAGGATGTATTGGAGCGGACTCCGGGACGACAAATTCCGATTCATGCCTTCGCCGCCACGATTGTTCATCGTTCGGGCCACACTCTCGGGGATGCGGCTGTATTCGTCCCAGTAAACGGGACCTTCGAGCATATGAGAAAATACCTTTCGCGCATATTCATACGCCGGCTCATTCAATAGATTGACATTGGTGAAGGCTATGGGGGTGGTATGAAGATAAAAATAGCCCTCGCCGTATTTCACGCGGGCAAAATTGATATAGTTATCGTCTATACGGCCTAGTTCGGCAAAAGCGCCTTCGGCATCGCAAAAATAATCGTCGTAAAAATAGCGCCAGTTGTAAGGCCCTGAACCGTAACGGGACAGGTAAACATATTTGCTTTGCTGATCGGCAAATAAATTGGGATGGGTAAGATTAAGCGCTACCGCGGTATCCGTCATGCTCGAAAAATCATCCCAAAGACTGGGTTCGCACTCCCCATCGTACAGGTAAAACATGAGGTTGTGAGGAATGTAATTGCAAAACAAGAAAACATCGTTTCCATTTACGGTAAAATCGATCAACCGACTGACATCGCTATCCGACATATACATGCTCTGGCCAATAAAAACGTAATTGGATAATTCTTCGGGAGCTTCCGGCAATGCTACAGAAAGGCTGTCCTGGATGACGATAAATTCCCTGTCCGTAGCCTTAAGCAATTCGGTAATGATCCTCGTTCCGTAAGGATCGTTGCCTTTCTGCTGATAATGCTCCTGCCAGTTATAGCGCTTTTTTGATCCAAAAAAATAAAATAAAAGCAGCACCAGAATCACCGTTCCAATAATGTAAAACAGGAGGTTGTTTTTTTTCATGAGGCACCGTTTTTGATCTTATCCGAAAATATTTCAAAAACGGGAGCCACCGACTCAAATTCCCACTGTTCCAAAATGACATTCCCATACCACACGCGCTCGAAAATATTGGTCAGTTCCCGGAAATCACTCTTCATCTCTTTTTCCTTCATCTCGTAGAGATAGGTACGGTTGGTCTTGTCTTTTTTCCATTTGATGATCCCGGACAGGGAGAGCGCCTTCAGGATATTGAGGTAATGCAATCGAATGGCCAGGGAATAGTTCCCTTCGGCGATGGCTCGTTCAAGGTAGGAATCTATATCAGAACGCTGGATATCCTCCTCGATTTTTTCGATGATTTCCTCATCAGACGGCACCGGTATTTTGCCAACTTTTTTGTCCTGGTTTTTGACCACCTGGTAAATGATCAGGGCGATGAGCCCCCCAAAAAACAAGATAAGAATCACCTTGGCCGGTGCAGACCATGCTCCAAAGTCCCATGACGCCGGGGGGGCAACCTTAGCATCTCGATCAAAGTCAGGTTCTTTGGCTTCTTTCTTCTTTTGCTTCAACTCATCTACGTCGTAATGAACATCCTTGGTCAGCTGCTTCCACCGTTCATAGCCCAGATCCTTTTCCGAAACCTCGGAATGGTTGTACTCCTCCGTAGGCCCCTGGGCGCACAATGCCCCCGGGATAATGAGGATCAGAAAAAGAAAATAGTTGAAGAACCTGTTCATCCGGTAAATATAGAGAATTTTATAAAACGGGGCACCCGGAATCAACCCGAATGCCCCGTCTTTTCGAAAAACCTTCCTTGAAAATTATTTTCCCAATAACTTATTGTATCGGTCGAGGTCTTTCAGCAGGGCGACGGCCTCTTTAACCTCCTTATCATTGCGGAGTCCCATTTTGATCTCCCCTTCCTGATAGTAAAAACGGGTAGCGATTTCTTTTTCGATCATGGCGATGATATCCTCTTTGTATTTCATCACCTCTTCTTTTTTAGAAGTACGCATCTTATTTTCAAGCGCTGTCAATTCTCCGTTGAGAGAAAATCCGTCCTCTTTCGCCTTTTCGCCGAGTTTTTTAAGAAGCTTCTCACTGTCCAGGTCAAATTTATAATCTTTGGCCTCAAGGAAGCTTACAAATTGATCAAAGCCGGTAAAATGGTAATCTTCTATGGTTTCGATGCTATCGATCTTCAGAACATACTCCGTCACAAAATCGAAGATCAGCTTTTCATCCACCAGTCCTTTTAGGACGCCTTTTGTTGGTCCTTCGATAAATACGTCCGGTTTCACCCCACCTCCATCGAGGACTACACGCCCGTTTTTTGTAGCGAATTTAGCTCTGAGCTCGTCGGCTATTTGTACGGGTTCTCCGTCTTTGTATTCCACGCTCTGTATGCAGCGCTGGCTTGGGATGTAGTATTTTGCTGTGGTAATTTTCACTTTGGAATTATACCCTACATCCATTGTATTCTGAACCAGTCCCTTTCCATAAGAACGTTGTCCGAGCAATACTCCGCGGTCATAATCCTGCATGACCCCACTGACGATCTCCGAAGCGGAAGCGGAATTTTTATTGATCAGGATCGTTAGGGGAATTTTGAGATCGACCGGATCGCCTGTGGTTTTAAAACTGCGATCCCAGTCTTTGACTTTTCCCCGGGTGGACACGACGAGCTCGTCTTTAGGGATAAAAATGTTACAGATGTTTACGGCTTCACGCAACAACCCCCCTCCATTGCCTCTAAGGTCCAGGATAAGTCCCTGCATTTCCGGATTTTTTTC
This sequence is a window from Lewinellaceae bacterium. Protein-coding genes within it:
- a CDS encoding DUF4350 domain-containing protein, with amino-acid sequence MKKNNLLFYIIGTVILVLLLFYFFGSKKRYNWQEHYQQKGNDPYGTRIITELLKATDREFIVIQDSLSVALPEAPEELSNYVFIGQSMYMSDSDVSRLIDFTVNGNDVFLFCNYIPHNLMFYLYDGECEPSLWDDFSSMTDTAVALNLTHPNLFADQQSKYVYLSRYGSGPYNWRYFYDDYFCDAEGAFAELGRIDDNYINFARVKYGEGYFYLHTTPIAFTNVNLLNEPAYEYARKVFSHMLEGPVYWDEYSRIPESVARTMNNRGGEGMNRNLSSRSPLQYILSQPALKWSWYLLLSMGLLYLIFRVKRRERIIPVLEPNTNSSLEFVRTIGRLYFLQNNHRQLALQKMKFFHVDIKESYNLHFQEGDALFEEKLAHKSGVPLDIIQKIYYMYRNIENTRYLSAEALIEFYKVMAKFYKAGEMRR
- a CDS encoding S41 family peptidase, with translation MRNKMLKIAAVLLIFVSGMATTVLTEKNRHFEILKNIEIFANVYREVNTNYVDEIDPGQFMRTGIDAMVGSLDPFTNYISESDIEGYRFMTEGKYHGIGAVSEVHGDYVTITSLYKDQPADKAGLKVGDQIVAVDGESAKGKSMDDFNLIIKGFPGTSVKLTIKRPGTPKNFDINLVRGEVNVENVPYYGMVTKDIGYIALTVFTQDAGRNIANAYKELKEKNPEMQGLILDLRGNGGGLLREAVNICNIFIPKDELVVSTRGKVKDWDRSFKTTGDPVDLKIPLTILINKNSASASEIVSGVMQDYDRGVLLGQRSYGKGLVQNTMDVGYNSKVKITTAKYYIPSQRCIQSVEYKDGEPVQIADELRAKFATKNGRVVLDGGGVKPDVFIEGPTKGVLKGLVDEKLIFDFVTEYVLKIDSIETIEDYHFTGFDQFVSFLEAKDYKFDLDSEKLLKKLGEKAKEDGFSLNGELTALENKMRTSKKEEVMKYKEDIIAMIEKEIATRFYYQEGEIKMGLRNDKEVKEAVALLKDLDRYNKLLGK